A stretch of the Dioscorea cayenensis subsp. rotundata cultivar TDr96_F1 chromosome 4, TDr96_F1_v2_PseudoChromosome.rev07_lg8_w22 25.fasta, whole genome shotgun sequence genome encodes the following:
- the LOC120258788 gene encoding receptor-like kinase TMK4, translating into MAVLLRRLVHLLLLLLLLAADVPIFCRAAPAADATAMASIAHSLTGVPSNWVPGNDPCNPKWDFVSCTAGRVVSLNLGNLSLSGVLSESINGLVALTSLQLQHNNISGPLPSFSSLSNLQQLLLDFNSFSSVPDDFLSGFTAIRLINLDSNPFVPWSISNAANVCVNLQRFSAMRANMIGTIPEFFGSFSFLQYLRLPYNDLSGVIPVSLVGLKKLRYVDFTGNNLSGVVPNFSPNVTLMVSGNPFLVHDENGSGSGSGGSPAPSPSLVVSPLPSFNPITPPFNPIIHKPPPLPAPPRSPLRPPPPPDVHRLHPLSAGRGERNLI; encoded by the exons atggcagTTCTTCTCCGGCGTCTcgttcatctccttctccttctcctcctcctcgccGCCGACGTGCCCATCTTCTGCCGCGCAGCGCCGGCGGCGGACGCCACCGCGATGGCCTCCATCGCCCATTCCCTGACCGGCGTCCCATCGAATTGGGTTCCAGGTAACGATCCTTGCAACCCAAAATGGGATTTTGTAAGCTGCACCGCCGGCCGTGTCGTCTCCCTCAACCTCGGCAACCTATCCCTCTCCGGCGTGCTCTCCGAATCCATCAATGGCCTTGTTGCCCTCACTTCCCTTCAACTCCAACACAACAACATCTCCGGCCCTCTCCCATCCTTCTCCTCCCTCTCAAATCTCCAGCAATTGCTTTTAGATTTCAACTCCTTCTCCTCCGTCCCTGATGATTTCCTCTCCGGTTTCACCGCCATTCGGTTAATCAACCTTGACTCCAATCCCTTCGTTCCTTGGTCGATATCCAATGCGGCAAATGTTTGTGTGAATCTTCAAAGGTTTTCGGCTATGAGAGCTAACATGATCGGTACCATTCCGGAGTTTTTCGGCTCGTTTTCGTTCTTGCAGTATTTGAGGCTTCCTTATAATGATCTCTCCGGGGTTATTCCTGTGTCATTGGTTGGATTGAAGAAACTCAGATATGTTGATTTCACTGGCAATAATCTCAGTGGGGTGGTGCCAAATTTCAGCCCTAATGTCACCTTGATGGTGTCTGGGAATCCTTTTCTTGTGCATGATGAAAATGGAAGTGGAAGTGGAAGTGGAGGCAGTCCtgctccttctccttctctggTAGTAAGTCCTCTTCCATCATTCAATCCTATTACTCCACCATTCAATCCTATTATACATAAGCCCCCTCCTCTTCCTGCACCGCCTAGAAGCCCTTTAcggccaccaccaccaccagatGTGCATAGATTGCATCCTTTGTCTGCCG GAAGGGGAGAAAGAAATTTGATATga